In Chryseobacterium camelliae, one DNA window encodes the following:
- a CDS encoding CPBP family intramembrane glutamic endopeptidase, with protein MENSRYPKFTFTWIGGLVLLIGFFAGTMFISSLNVFWMFVFKTSLQYKEWFLMLTNAAGFVTAIAFFDLFIVWPSTKKKLNFNFSPTNFYTYLLIFPMMLGMMFIGEFVTSQIPVTGPFFGKYYEFFSQLMDQLTDDPAAMLLMTVIMAPVFEEIIFRGIIQKGLLNKGVKPWKAIMYSSLIFGLVHGNPWQFAGAVLLGGVLGLVYFKTKSLLLPMLLHGFNNLCSCILMIYTDSESFSQALHVSEWVVLAAGIVLFSVFCYLFVKKYKVHYAEI; from the coding sequence ATGGAAAACAGCAGATATCCTAAATTTACTTTTACATGGATCGGCGGATTGGTTTTGTTGATAGGGTTCTTTGCAGGGACTATGTTCATTTCCTCACTGAATGTGTTCTGGATGTTCGTATTTAAAACCAGCCTGCAGTATAAAGAATGGTTTCTGATGCTCACCAATGCAGCAGGATTCGTAACGGCCATTGCCTTTTTCGACTTATTTATCGTATGGCCATCCACAAAGAAAAAACTGAATTTCAATTTTTCACCGACCAACTTTTATACTTATCTCCTGATCTTCCCGATGATGCTGGGCATGATGTTTATCGGAGAATTTGTGACTTCACAGATTCCGGTTACCGGTCCGTTTTTCGGGAAATACTATGAGTTTTTCAGCCAGCTGATGGACCAGCTTACGGATGACCCGGCAGCTATGTTGCTGATGACGGTTATCATGGCTCCGGTATTTGAGGAAATTATCTTCAGGGGTATTATCCAGAAAGGCCTTTTGAATAAAGGGGTTAAGCCCTGGAAAGCGATTATGTATTCATCACTGATTTTCGGATTGGTACACGGCAATCCGTGGCAGTTTGCAGGCGCCGTTCTTCTGGGGGGAGTCCTCGGTTTAGTTTATTTCAAAACCAAATCCCTGCTTTTGCCGATGCTGCTGCATGGCTTTAATAACCTTTGTTCATGCATTTTGATGATATATACGGACAGTGAGAGCTTTTCACAGGCGCTGCACGTTTCCGAATGGGTAGTTCTGGCAGCGGGGATCGTCCTGTTTTCTGTTTTCTGCTATCTTTTTGTGAAAAAGTATAAAGTGCATTACGCTGAAATTTAA
- the rdgB gene encoding RdgB/HAM1 family non-canonical purine NTP pyrophosphatase — MDMELLVATHNQHKKEEIQQILGHDFTVKSLTDYDIHEEIVEDGDSFNANALIKAKYCFEKTGIPSLGDDSGLVVESLDGRPGIFSARYAGDHDFAKNITKVLSEMEGVENRSAYFITVLCYYDEQGARYFEGRVYGNLLTKNKGFKGFGYDPIFVPDGYGMTFAEMNPEDKNRISHRKQALDLFLDFLRSDNSSL, encoded by the coding sequence ATAGATATGGAATTATTGGTTGCAACGCATAACCAGCATAAAAAAGAGGAAATCCAGCAGATCCTGGGACATGATTTTACGGTTAAGAGCCTTACAGATTATGATATTCATGAGGAAATAGTAGAAGACGGCGATTCTTTTAATGCCAATGCCCTGATCAAGGCGAAGTACTGCTTTGAAAAAACCGGGATTCCAAGCCTGGGAGATGACAGCGGGCTTGTTGTTGAATCACTGGACGGAAGACCCGGCATTTTTTCAGCCCGTTACGCAGGAGATCATGATTTTGCCAAAAATATCACCAAAGTTTTGAGTGAAATGGAAGGCGTTGAAAACAGGAGCGCTTATTTTATCACGGTTTTATGCTATTATGATGAGCAAGGAGCCAGATACTTCGAGGGCAGGGTGTACGGAAATCTGCTAACAAAGAATAAAGGATTTAAGGGATTCGGATATGATCCGATTTTTGTTCCCGACGGATACGGAATGACTTTTGCGGAAATGAATCCAGAGGACAAAAACAGGATCAGCCACAGAAAACAGGCACTGGACCTGTTCCTGGACTTCCTGAGATCTGATAACAGCAGTTTGTAG
- a CDS encoding ribonuclease Z, which translates to MSTYLTILGFNSAIPTINSSPTAQLLEMEERHFLIDCGEGTQVQLRKAKAKFSRINHIFISHLHGDHCFGLPGLIASFRLLGRETPLHVYGPKGIKKMLETIFTITETHRGFEVVYHELDKDYSEKIYEDNRVEVYTIPLDHRIYCNGYLFREKPKERHLNMQQIAKYNEIEVCDYHNLKAGKDFVLSDGYVLKNEVLTTAPAPPVSYAFCSDTRYLESVIPIVQGVTVMYHESTFLHDLKEMADYTGHSTALEAATIAQKAQVEKLILGHFSNRYADLTVFTDEARTVFPNTYLPKALECVKI; encoded by the coding sequence TTGAGTACGTACTTAACCATATTAGGCTTTAATTCAGCCATTCCTACGATTAATTCATCGCCCACTGCACAGCTGCTGGAGATGGAAGAACGGCATTTCCTCATCGACTGTGGAGAAGGAACACAAGTACAGTTGAGGAAAGCCAAAGCTAAATTTTCAAGGATCAACCATATCTTTATTTCCCATCTTCACGGCGACCACTGCTTCGGGCTTCCGGGTCTTATCGCTTCATTTCGTTTGCTGGGAAGGGAGACTCCGCTTCATGTATATGGTCCCAAAGGCATCAAGAAAATGCTGGAAACCATTTTTACCATTACCGAAACCCATCGCGGATTCGAGGTGGTCTATCATGAGCTGGACAAAGATTATTCTGAAAAAATCTATGAAGATAACAGGGTAGAGGTCTATACCATTCCGCTGGATCACAGGATTTATTGTAACGGCTATCTGTTTAGGGAGAAACCTAAAGAAAGGCATTTGAACATGCAGCAAATAGCCAAGTATAACGAAATTGAAGTCTGTGATTACCATAATCTTAAAGCAGGAAAAGATTTTGTGCTGAGCGATGGTTACGTCCTGAAAAATGAAGTGCTTACTACAGCACCTGCACCTCCGGTTTCATATGCTTTCTGCAGCGATACAAGATACCTGGAAAGTGTAATTCCGATTGTGCAGGGTGTTACCGTTATGTATCATGAATCTACCTTCCTGCATGACCTTAAAGAAATGGCTGACTATACCGGACATTCAACAGCGCTTGAAGCGGCTACCATAGCGCAGAAGGCACAAGTGGAAAAACTTATTCTCGGGCACTTCTCCAATCGTTATGCGGATCTTACCGTATTCACGGATGAAGCCAGAACTGTTTTTCCAAATACCTATTTGCCCAAAGCACTGGAATGCGTGAAAATTTAA
- a CDS encoding TIGR02757 family protein encodes MNFEELKNFLDEKADRYNTVDFINDDPVQIPHRFSLKEDIEIAGFLAATISWGNRKAILRSADKMLDIMGNSPYDFVMNHSERDLAGIQDKSIHRTFNGEDFAYFIRQFNKIYKEYKSLENLFLVNEEESNFLHSIERFRNGFLEPDKHRSHKHVSSPYKNSSAKRIVMFLRWMVRKDKRGVDLGIWKKIDPRYLSIPLDVHTGNVSRKLGLILRTQNDWKTVEELDRMVRQFDESDPAKYDFALFGLGVTKELL; translated from the coding sequence ATGAACTTTGAAGAACTGAAGAATTTCCTGGATGAAAAAGCGGACCGGTATAATACGGTGGATTTCATCAATGATGATCCTGTACAGATACCGCACAGGTTTTCTTTAAAAGAGGATATTGAGATTGCCGGGTTCCTGGCAGCAACCATTTCATGGGGAAACAGGAAAGCGATCCTGCGTTCCGCGGACAAAATGCTTGATATTATGGGAAATTCGCCTTACGATTTTGTCATGAATCATTCAGAGAGAGATCTGGCCGGTATTCAGGATAAAAGTATTCACAGGACTTTCAACGGGGAAGATTTTGCCTATTTTATACGTCAGTTTAATAAAATTTATAAAGAATATAAAAGCCTGGAAAATCTCTTTCTGGTTAATGAAGAGGAATCAAATTTTCTTCATTCTATAGAACGTTTCAGGAACGGCTTTCTGGAACCTGACAAGCACCGGAGCCATAAGCATGTCAGTTCGCCATACAAAAATTCGTCCGCCAAGAGGATTGTTATGTTTCTGAGATGGATGGTGCGAAAGGATAAAAGGGGAGTGGATCTCGGAATCTGGAAGAAGATTGATCCCCGCTACCTTTCCATACCCCTGGATGTTCATACAGGAAACGTTTCCAGGAAACTGGGACTGATATTACGGACACAGAATGACTGGAAAACGGTAGAAGAGCTTGACCGAATGGTCCGGCAGTTTGATGAAAGTGACCCTGCAAAATATGATTTTGCCCTGTTCGGACTCGGAGTGACCAAAGAATTGCTGTAA
- a CDS encoding DUF1003 domain-containing protein yields the protein MKNYTENKEVLEKIADGITWWIGSIPSLIAHTLFFITSFLLPLLGLVEFDKMLLILTTVVSLEAIYLAIFIQMSVNKSHEKIEDIQEDIEDIQEDIEEISEDIEEINEDIEDIQEDIEEINEDEEEEDHSERAKNVILKSNVNSNKNEIKALKDKIQELQDMIDDLKKD from the coding sequence ATGAAAAATTACACAGAAAATAAAGAAGTGCTTGAAAAAATAGCCGACGGAATTACCTGGTGGATCGGTTCTATCCCTTCCCTCATTGCCCATACCTTATTTTTTATCACTTCTTTCCTGCTCCCTTTGCTGGGCCTTGTAGAATTTGACAAAATGCTTCTGATCCTTACCACGGTTGTTTCTCTGGAAGCTATTTACCTGGCCATCTTTATCCAGATGTCCGTTAATAAAAGCCATGAAAAAATAGAAGACATTCAGGAAGACATAGAAGACATTCAGGAAGATATTGAGGAAATCAGCGAGGATATCGAAGAGATTAACGAGGATATTGAAGACATCCAGGAAGATATTGAAGAAATTAATGAGGATGAAGAAGAGGAAGACCATAGCGAGCGTGCTAAAAATGTGATCCTGAAGAGCAATGTCAATTCTAATAAGAACGAAATCAAAGCACTCAAAGATAAAATTCAGGAACTTCAGGATATGATTGATGATCTGAAGAAAGATTAA
- a CDS encoding choice-of-anchor L domain-containing protein translates to MLNYRVKNYLFLLVLFFSCTAVLAQKTQRKPQKEKSTSESMKAGAFIDVNVAPYAASNYTPEQLVKNILINGGTNCTTANVTNVTVSPNQQVTDNNRFWGYFNKGTTSFPFNDGIVLTTGYARQAGNALETGTLSGQIGLNQSDPDLVAATNPSKPLHDAVALEFDFVPNSTQVKFNYIFASEEYTAGFPCSGYSDAFALLLKPAGSTTYTNLAVLPGGAGPVSVTNIVPAGPGFSCGPINAQYFAGLNSGNIETNYNGRTIPLTAIADVTPGITYHFKLVLADAGDQGYDSAVFLQGGSFDLGIKIVDANGAILPNTVNMCDNTPQNLTAQVATVPGMTFQWYKDGAPITGATSVTYMANQPGVYEVKVSVPGNQCPSSASITIVGGTTPAAQDATLKICTTPNNLNFNLNDAIPSITTTQGAVVRFYVNQADAVAQNNNYLSTANVASYNGTDGQVLYVVVSNGGFCSKRVTLTLRKEATPIAQLVSTKLKICAGESVTLTAAGGSTYQWSNSTTFTGNTQTLSPTQTTTYTVYAIGVQGCKSLQPASVTVEVVPAIASNLSGGLICAGDQITLDAGSGPNYTYSWNTGSTSQTITVGTPGTYTVTIDNGVCTKAVTTQVQLAVPPTIIKVDYTENGNMMITTANPSNGPLEYSIDNGLTWQDSNRFTNVPRNKVISIRVRVKKTSCIGFLEYFTFVMQNVITPNGDNINDIIDFRGIIQYNNFKASIFDRYGKEVFKAEKIRPYWDGYFQGKRLPTSSYWYQVAFEDPASKQLRVHTGWILLKNVD, encoded by the coding sequence ATGTTAAATTATAGAGTAAAAAACTATCTTTTCCTATTGGTATTGTTTTTTTCTTGTACAGCTGTGCTGGCACAAAAGACCCAGAGAAAACCTCAGAAGGAAAAATCAACTTCTGAAAGTATGAAGGCAGGCGCCTTTATTGATGTCAATGTAGCGCCTTATGCCGCCTCTAATTATACTCCGGAACAGCTTGTAAAGAATATCCTAATTAACGGAGGAACCAATTGTACTACAGCAAATGTGACTAATGTTACGGTTTCTCCGAATCAGCAGGTGACGGATAACAACCGGTTTTGGGGGTACTTTAATAAAGGGACAACCAGCTTTCCTTTTAATGACGGGATTGTATTAACTACGGGATATGCAAGACAGGCAGGAAATGCTTTGGAAACCGGTACGCTGAGCGGTCAAATTGGATTAAACCAGAGTGATCCAGATCTTGTTGCTGCTACCAATCCATCCAAGCCTCTTCATGATGCCGTAGCGCTTGAATTTGATTTCGTTCCGAACTCAACTCAGGTTAAATTCAATTATATTTTTGCTTCAGAGGAATATACAGCAGGTTTCCCATGTTCGGGATATTCCGATGCTTTTGCTTTATTGCTTAAACCGGCCGGAAGTACTACCTATACCAATCTTGCTGTTCTTCCGGGAGGAGCCGGACCGGTAAGTGTAACGAATATTGTACCTGCGGGACCGGGATTTTCATGCGGGCCAATCAATGCCCAGTATTTTGCAGGATTAAATTCTGGCAATATAGAGACCAACTATAATGGAAGGACGATCCCTTTGACGGCTATTGCAGATGTTACGCCCGGAATTACCTATCATTTCAAACTGGTTCTGGCAGATGCGGGAGATCAGGGTTATGATTCTGCGGTTTTTCTTCAGGGAGGATCTTTTGACCTTGGTATTAAGATTGTGGATGCCAACGGAGCAATTCTACCGAATACCGTTAATATGTGTGACAATACCCCGCAGAACCTAACGGCTCAGGTAGCTACTGTTCCGGGTATGACCTTCCAGTGGTACAAAGACGGAGCTCCTATCACCGGAGCTACAAGTGTAACTTATATGGCCAACCAGCCTGGAGTATATGAGGTGAAAGTTTCAGTACCAGGAAATCAGTGCCCGAGTTCAGCATCCATTACTATTGTAGGAGGCACGACACCAGCCGCACAGGATGCAACACTAAAGATCTGTACAACACCGAATAACCTCAACTTCAACCTGAATGATGCCATCCCTTCAATCACAACGACCCAGGGAGCAGTAGTACGATTCTATGTAAACCAGGCAGATGCGGTAGCCCAGAATAACAACTACCTTTCCACTGCTAACGTAGCAAGTTACAATGGTACAGATGGTCAAGTCCTTTACGTAGTAGTCTCCAACGGGGGATTCTGTAGCAAAAGAGTAACACTTACATTAAGAAAAGAGGCAACTCCTATTGCACAGCTCGTTTCAACAAAATTAAAAATATGTGCAGGGGAATCTGTGACTCTAACAGCTGCAGGAGGATCTACCTACCAGTGGAGTAACAGCACAACCTTTACAGGAAATACCCAGACGTTGAGTCCTACCCAGACTACGACATATACTGTATACGCCATCGGTGTACAGGGATGTAAATCTTTACAGCCCGCATCGGTAACTGTGGAAGTAGTGCCGGCTATTGCCTCAAATCTTTCAGGCGGGCTGATCTGTGCCGGAGACCAGATTACCCTGGATGCAGGATCAGGACCTAACTATACCTATTCATGGAACACGGGTTCTACATCCCAGACAATTACAGTAGGTACTCCAGGGACCTACACCGTAACCATTGATAATGGCGTTTGTACTAAAGCGGTTACAACACAGGTACAGCTTGCTGTTCCTCCAACCATTATCAAAGTGGATTATACTGAGAATGGAAACATGATGATCACAACAGCCAATCCAAGCAATGGGCCTCTGGAATATTCTATTGACAACGGATTGACTTGGCAGGATTCCAACAGGTTCACGAATGTTCCTAGGAATAAAGTAATATCCATCAGGGTACGTGTAAAGAAAACCAGTTGTATAGGCTTCCTGGAATATTTCACCTTTGTCATGCAGAATGTAATTACACCGAATGGTGACAATATCAACGATATCATTGACTTCAGAGGAATCATTCAATACAATAATTTCAAGGCAAGCATATTTGACCGTTACGGAAAAGAAGTCTTTAAGGCTGAGAAAATAAGACCTTACTGGGATGGCTATTTCCAGGGGAAACGTCTTCCGACTTCTTCCTACTGGTACCAGGTAGCATTTGAAGATCCTGCCAGCAAACAGCTGCGGGTGCATACCGGATGGATCCTGCTGAAAAATGTAGATTAA
- a CDS encoding choice-of-anchor L domain-containing protein, which translates to MLNRRTGSLLLALFLVLIGHFAFGQVRQNRTIQPTASAMKAGAFIDVNTPNYPESSFNISQLVKDVLITGGSTCSTANVSNVNVSPNLTADNPTRSWGFFNKGTTNFPFDKGIVLITGQARKAGNTFQAGNLGDALSTAGDPDLAAALNVANTSLKDATYIEFDFVPTSTEVSFRYIFASEEYDSNFPCTISDGFALLLRPVSGGPYTNLAVLPNGAGPVSVTNIVPATYSCGPKNAQYFGGQNTANIETNFSGRTIPLTAKATVTPGVAYHFKMVLADYQDSNYDSGVFLEAGSFNIGVQLLDAAGVQLPSSINVCDNTPQTFTASTQVPNATYQWFLGTNPIPGATNPSYMATQPGQYTVQVFIPGNSCPGTASITIVGGTSPTVQNATLTSCYVQGNATFNLTTAQSSISTTPGATFTYYINQADANAGNGNTIANPTAFQSAGQTVYVLVKNGFCSKVAELTLVKAPQITATIAAPGVLTCTNQQVTLNASASVYPTGSVFNWTTAGGNIVSGGNTLNPVVNVAGTYTLTISNTYQPGNITCTGTASVTVTGDSAPPVTTVTASKTTICAGETVTLTASGGTTYTWAGLSGNGNTQTVTPTTTTTYTVTAVGANGCASQNPATVTIEVSQPITVQNAVLLQCYQPGPVNYDLTSAQPQITTATGVTFAYYINQADANAGNGNTITNPTVFSSAGNQTVYVLVKNGGCSYVVSLQLLKTAATTLTIAPPQSITCTNTQVTLNASSSVIPAGSTIAWTTTGGNIVSGANTLTPVVNAGGTYTLTVSNVSQPGNLNCTYTASVTVTENKTLPVAALTSSAVQICAGESVTLTASGGVSYNWTTLSGNGSTQVVSPSTTTVYSVYAVGANGCISANPATVTVIVGPPTATVSASPTKICAGTSVTLTASGGVTYNWVGLSGNGNTQVVTPTATTTYSVYALGGNGCSSINPATITIEVVPAITSTLQNVYVCAGDTGVLDAGSGPGYTYLWSTGATTQTISTNVPGTYTVTISNGTCSKTFSAQLLNPTLPQFTNVTYENHTMTLSATNPTGGVLEYSVDGGVTWQSSNVFYNLLNNTNYTIVVRAKDANCSTVLEYFTFVISNAITPNDDGKNDFVDFAGISKYNNFAASVFNRYGQEIFKATKTETIWTGTVRGISQPTGTYWYRVQWENPASKKLELRTGWILLKNRN; encoded by the coding sequence ATGTTAAATAGAAGAACAGGAAGTCTACTTTTAGCTTTATTTTTAGTTCTTATCGGTCATTTTGCCTTTGGGCAGGTGAGACAGAACAGAACGATTCAGCCTACCGCTTCCGCTATGAAAGCCGGAGCTTTTATAGACGTTAATACGCCTAATTATCCGGAATCTTCATTCAATATCAGCCAGCTGGTAAAAGACGTTCTTATTACAGGCGGTTCTACCTGTTCTACAGCCAATGTAAGTAACGTTAATGTATCTCCAAACCTGACAGCAGATAACCCAACCAGAAGCTGGGGATTTTTCAATAAAGGGACCACAAATTTCCCTTTTGACAAAGGGATCGTGCTGATTACCGGCCAGGCCCGGAAAGCAGGAAATACATTCCAGGCCGGAAATCTCGGGGATGCATTGTCTACTGCAGGAGATCCCGATCTCGCAGCCGCCCTTAATGTAGCTAACACCAGCTTAAAGGATGCTACCTATATCGAGTTTGATTTCGTTCCTACTTCCACTGAAGTTTCTTTCCGGTATATTTTCGCCTCCGAGGAATATGACAGCAATTTCCCGTGTACCATTTCGGATGGTTTTGCGCTTTTATTAAGACCGGTTTCAGGAGGCCCCTATACCAACCTTGCTGTTTTACCTAATGGTGCCGGACCTGTAAGTGTAACGAATATCGTTCCTGCCACTTATTCCTGCGGCCCAAAGAATGCACAGTACTTCGGCGGACAGAATACCGCCAATATAGAAACCAATTTCAGCGGACGTACCATTCCTCTTACAGCAAAAGCAACCGTTACTCCCGGTGTTGCCTATCATTTTAAAATGGTGTTGGCAGACTATCAGGACTCCAATTATGATTCCGGGGTTTTCCTGGAGGCAGGTTCTTTTAATATCGGTGTTCAGCTGTTGGATGCTGCGGGTGTCCAACTGCCTTCGTCCATCAATGTATGCGATAACACTCCACAGACATTCACTGCTTCCACTCAGGTGCCGAATGCTACCTACCAATGGTTTCTCGGAACGAATCCGATACCGGGTGCAACCAATCCGAGCTATATGGCAACACAACCTGGGCAATATACGGTTCAGGTATTTATTCCGGGAAACTCCTGTCCCGGAACAGCAAGTATTACCATTGTTGGCGGAACTTCGCCAACGGTTCAGAATGCTACTTTAACCTCCTGCTATGTGCAGGGGAATGCCACGTTCAATCTGACGACGGCACAATCATCAATCAGTACCACGCCGGGTGCAACGTTCACTTATTACATCAATCAGGCGGATGCCAATGCCGGGAACGGTAATACCATTGCCAATCCTACAGCATTTCAGAGTGCGGGACAGACTGTATATGTCCTGGTTAAAAACGGTTTCTGTTCAAAAGTGGCAGAACTGACTCTGGTCAAGGCTCCACAGATTACCGCTACCATTGCTGCCCCTGGCGTGCTCACGTGCACCAATCAGCAGGTCACTTTAAATGCTTCTGCTTCCGTATATCCTACAGGATCAGTATTTAACTGGACTACTGCGGGAGGAAATATTGTTTCGGGAGGAAACACACTGAATCCGGTGGTAAATGTGGCTGGAACCTATACCTTAACGATTTCAAATACTTATCAGCCGGGCAATATTACTTGTACCGGCACGGCAAGTGTTACGGTTACAGGAGACAGCGCGCCTCCTGTAACTACTGTTACCGCATCAAAAACAACGATCTGTGCCGGAGAAACGGTAACATTAACCGCTTCAGGAGGAACGACGTATACCTGGGCAGGTTTATCCGGAAACGGGAATACCCAGACCGTAACACCTACCACCACCACCACCTATACGGTGACGGCAGTGGGAGCCAACGGATGTGCATCTCAGAATCCTGCAACGGTGACCATCGAGGTTTCACAGCCTATCACTGTTCAGAACGCTGTGCTTCTTCAGTGCTACCAGCCAGGGCCAGTCAATTATGATCTTACTTCTGCTCAGCCGCAGATTACAACGGCAACAGGCGTTACTTTTGCGTACTATATCAATCAGGCAGACGCGAATGCCGGAAACGGAAACACGATTACCAACCCTACTGTATTTTCCAGTGCAGGGAACCAGACGGTATATGTACTTGTTAAAAATGGAGGCTGTAGCTATGTAGTGAGCTTACAGCTATTGAAAACTGCGGCGACAACGCTTACAATAGCTCCTCCTCAGTCTATTACATGTACCAATACACAGGTGACGCTTAACGCATCCTCCTCTGTGATTCCTGCAGGCTCTACGATAGCATGGACTACTACCGGAGGAAATATCGTTTCGGGAGCCAATACGCTGACCCCAGTGGTAAATGCAGGAGGAACTTATACTTTAACGGTTTCCAATGTATCGCAGCCAGGTAACCTGAACTGTACCTACACGGCAAGTGTCACGGTAACTGAAAACAAAACGCTGCCGGTTGCCGCTCTTACTTCTTCGGCTGTACAGATTTGTGCAGGTGAATCGGTTACCTTAACAGCATCGGGAGGTGTTTCCTACAATTGGACAACCCTTTCGGGCAACGGCAGTACGCAGGTGGTTTCACCTTCAACGACAACCGTGTACAGCGTATATGCAGTAGGTGCTAATGGATGTATTTCTGCGAATCCTGCTACAGTGACGGTTATTGTCGGTCCACCTACAGCAACGGTCTCAGCTTCGCCGACAAAAATCTGTGCGGGTACATCCGTTACTTTAACGGCTTCTGGCGGGGTTACCTACAACTGGGTAGGACTTTCCGGAAACGGGAATACTCAGGTTGTTACCCCTACCGCTACCACCACTTATTCCGTATATGCTTTAGGAGGAAACGGTTGCAGCTCCATTAATCCTGCTACCATTACTATTGAGGTAGTTCCGGCTATAACCTCAACCCTGCAGAATGTATATGTATGCGCCGGAGATACGGGCGTGCTGGATGCCGGATCCGGTCCCGGTTATACCTATTTGTGGAGTACAGGAGCTACCACTCAGACTATTTCTACCAATGTACCGGGAACTTATACAGTGACCATCAGCAACGGAACCTGTTCAAAAACTTTTTCTGCACAGCTCCTCAATCCTACGTTGCCTCAGTTTACGAATGTTACCTATGAGAATCATACCATGACCTTATCCGCAACAAATCCAACCGGCGGTGTTCTGGAATACTCTGTTGACGGAGGGGTAACTTGGCAGTCTTCCAATGTATTTTATAATCTGCTGAATAATACCAATTATACCATCGTGGTAAGGGCAAAAGATGCCAATTGCAGCACTGTACTGGAATATTTTACGTTTGTAATTTCCAATGCGATTACGCCTAACGATGACGGAAAAAATGATTTCGTGGATTTTGCCGGAATAAGCAAGTATAATAATTTTGCTGCTTCTGTTTTTAATAGATACGGACAGGAAATATTTAAAGCAACAAAAACAGAAACTATCTGGACCGGAACAGTACGCGGTATCAGCCAGCCTACAGGAACATACTGGTATCGGGTACAGTGGGAAAACCCTGCCAGCAAAAAGCTTGAACTTCGTACAGGCTGGATTTTATTGAAGAATAGAAACTAA